The Dermochelys coriacea isolate rDerCor1 chromosome 12, rDerCor1.pri.v4, whole genome shotgun sequence genome has a window encoding:
- the CIAPIN1 gene encoding anamorsin, with the protein MAAYGISAGQRVAVIWDSSSPVEGLKNLVAKIQALVGPESRVSVENIDQLSHSAHAESSFDVVLSGMVPGSMTLHSAEVLAEIARILKPGGRVLLKEPVAVQIGDNSRIKTAARLPTALTLSGLVEVKELQKEPLTPEETQSVQEHLSYQGNDLLSVQMEGKKPNFEVGSSSQLKLSFAKKSASSGKPAVDPIAAKLWTLSANDMDDEGMDLLDSDELLDSEDLKKPDPSSLKAPSCKELGKKKACKNCTCGLAEDLEQEKRESLQPKSACGNCYLGDAFRCASCPYMGMPAFKPGEKILLAENNLHDA; encoded by the exons ATGGCAGCATATGGAATCTCAGCTGGCCAGCGTGTGGCAGTGATCTGGGATAGCTCCTCTCCTGTTGAAGGACTGAAGAATCTGGTGGCTAAGATTCAGGCATTGGTGGGACCCGAGAGCCGCGTATCCGTGGAAAATATTGACCAACTGTCCCATT cGGCTCATGCGGAGTCCAGCTTCGATGTGGTTCTGTCAGGCATGGTACCAGGCAGTATGACACTGCACAGTGCAGAGGTGCTGGCAGAAATAGCTCGGATACTCAAGCCAGGGGGTCGTGTCCTTCTGAAAGAACCAGTGGCTGTGCAAATAG GTGACAACAGCAGAATCAAGACAGCAGCCAGGCTCCCCACGGCTCTGACGCTTTCCGGACTGGTGGAAGTCAAGGAG CTGCAGAAGGAGCCTTTGACCCCTGAGGAGACCCAGTCAGTCCAAGAGCATCTGAGTTACCAAGGCAATGACCTTTTGTCTGTTCAAATGGAAGGCAAGAAACCCAACTTTGAAGTGGGATCCTCAAGTCAGCTCAAACTTTCCTTTGCTAAGAAATCTGCTTCATCAG GAAAGCCTGCTGTggaccccattgctgcaaagctgTGGACTCTCTCTGCTAATGATATGGATGATGAGGGAATG GATCTCCTGGACTCAGATGAGTTGCTAGATTCTGAGGATCTGAAGAAGCCAGATCCATCTTCCCTCAAAGCTCCATCCTGTAAGGAATTGGGTAAAAAGAAAGCCTGCAAGAACTG CACGTGTGGCCTCGCGGAGGACCTGgagcaggagaagagagagagcctgCAGCCCAAATCTGCTTGTGGAAAT TGTTACCTGGGGGATGCATTCCGCTGTGCCAGCTGCCCCTACATGGGGATGCCAGCCTTCAAACCCGGAGAGAAGATACTCCTTGCTGAGAACAATCTTCATGATGCCTAA